The DNA segment GTTGGTGGTGTCGCGAGGCTCGTCGAGACCGGAGAAGAAGAAGTCCTCGGCCTTGACGAGCTTCGGATTCTTGCAGACAAATCCGTTGACGAACACTGCATGGGTCGAAGCAGGAATCAACATCTCGATCCATGATAATAATCAACCCGATCACAGGTACATTAGATAAGCTGTTAGTATACCATTGGACGTGTTATCTGCGACACACAGGTCTTGGAGAGCACCGGGATCACGGGCCATGGTTGGGGAAGAAGCCAAAGCAAGGAGAGCAGCGAGGAGGAGGGCGTAGGCTGCAGCCATGTCTTTGAATTGTTCCGCTATGTAACGAGAGCAAGGAAGTAAAGAGAGGAAAGGATCACGAGAGCTTTTGTCGTTGGATGCAGATAGCATGAGCAGAtggatacatgtatatatatcacATCGGAAGAGTTGACGCTTTCCCGTTGAACAGGAAATGATAGGCGGCAGCTGCAAGAAGGAGTCAATCGCATGTGATATATACTAGTAATAAGAATCGAATGTTTGACGTAGTCCATCCTCTGCTTCACCACGTAACATCATATGCACGCGGAATTATTGATAGCAGCACCAAAGAGAAAGAATGTTACGTTGTGACTGCATCAAACTTGTACTTGTTCTTATCGGCACATGCGAACAATGACTTGTTCAATCAATCATATGCCGGCGGGATATTGTTGATCGATCGTTCACAGCTACTGTAAGCCTTCCTGTTGAATGGGAAAGCATTACTGTTTCAACGCTTTCTTATTGCCAAAAGTCTCTCTATCTGTAGATATCCATCCATCTGCTTCCTCCTCGTTCTACCACCAACTAGTAAAGTTCTCTCTTGGCTCCGTCTTTATCACCAAACACTGTGCAATGAGCATGCATAACATTATTGATTGTTAGGCCATTTGGCAATCGAACTTGCAGAATTGTTGATTCCTTGACACTGTCATGTGATCTAAACTTATCCTAATTGTGTTCTTACACCTCCCTCTTTAAGAGACTTCTATGTTacataacatttggtatcagcatACTGTCTTCAGCATACAATACATACTATCAAAGGAGTATTAGCAGATTGTAAAAATTAAAGCACCGGAGGCAATGTTGATGGATACACACAAAAAAATAAAGTTGGAAGAACAAAGATTGAAAGATCCAAAGGCAAAGAATTATCTTTTCCAAGCGATTGATCACCGAATCTTGAAAATAATTCTTTGTAAGGATACTTCCAAGCAAATAGTTTGGGCTTTGATGGTAGTCTTCGGGATCTATTGAATGTCGAATTCTTCGAGCTTGTCCTCATACATCGAACTTGGATAGAATCCGACATAGTGGTTGATCGATCACCACCTTTATCGTGTGGGCTTCAAAATATGGGTGCAGTTTCTAGCCGCTTGTGCTAGGGCTAATGCCAATTTCTCGATCGGTTGGTATCATCCCTCGGGCCCGTTCAAGATGTGGCTAGTGTAGTAGATTGGTCATTGTGTTCCTGCATCATCTCGGACTAGGACCGAACTAACTGCGTGTTCGGATGACACGAGGTAGAGGCTAAGCGGTTCGCCCAAGATGACCGAGGCAAGCTGAGGTAGCTAGGCGAGATATTCCTTGAGATTCCCGAAGGCTTCCTCACATTCAGAAATCCACTTGAAGTCTTTGGGATGCCTTAAAGCTCGAAAGAAGGGAAGGCATTTGTCTCCCAATCGGGATAGGAATCGGGTAAGGGTGGCTAGCCTTCCTACAAGGCATTGCACCTCCTTAGCCGAGCAGGGGTGCAACATATCAGTTATAGCTCGAACCTTTTTGGGGCTATCCCCTCTGGTGAATGATGAAGCCGAGGAACTTACCATAATCAACTCCAAAGGGGCACTTGGCGAGGTTGAGATGCATGTTGAACTTCCTAAGCGTTTGGAACGTCTCAGCCAGATATGCCAGATGGGTGCTAGCGAGCTTGCTTTTCATGATCATATCATCAACGTATACCTCCATGTTCCTCTCAATCTAGTGCTTGAATATCTTGTTAACTATTCTTTGGTACGTTGCTCTAGCAGTCTTCAGCCCGAAGGGCATAACCTTGTAATAGTATACTCCTCGATTTGTGATGAAGGCAATATGCTCTCGATCTTCAAGAGCCATTTTGATTTGGTTGTATCCCGAGAAGGCATCCATGAATGTAAGGAGCTCATGCCCCGAGGTTACGTCGACCAATTGGTCAAACCTCAAGAGCGAGTAGCAATCCTTCGGGCATGCACAATTAAGATCAGTGTAGTCAATGCATATCCTTTAGcttctattatattttttttatgaggaCTATATTGGATAGTCATCGAGGATACCTTGCCTCGAATATGAACCATGCCTCCAATACACAATCAACCTCATTACTGACCACTTTCTGTCAGTTGTGAGAAAACTTTCAAGGCCTCTAGTTCACTGGCCGCACTTGGGGGTAATTATTCAGGTGGTGTCGTGCTACTTTTGGATCAATTCCCAGCTTATCTTTTAGCGACCAAGCGAAGACATCGACATTTTTTGTCAATAAGTCAAGGAGTTGGACGCGTTCCTTTTCTAGGAGCTCAGACCCGACCTTCAGAACTTTGTCCGATCGACTTTTGCCTAGGGGGACATCTAGTATCTACTCGGTTGGCTCAAGACGAAGTGGCAATTTGGCAACGTCTTGGGGGTTGGACATAGGCAGCTTGGGTTTTAGCTTCTTACATAGCATGACAGCTACCAGATAGCATTGCCTTGACTCTCGAGGATCACTCCTTCTCCAATCCCAATGCGAGTTAGGAACTTTATTGCCCGGTGATAAGTGGAGATGACAGCTCTTAACTTGTTGAGGGTCAGGCAGCCTAGGATGACATTATATGCTAAAGGGAGTCTGACCACTATGAAGGTGACCATCATAGTCTTGGACCTCGGCTCCTCCCCAATGGTGACCGATAAGGTGGTAGTGTCGAGGGGCGAGATAGAATCTCCAGTGAACCTGGTGAGAGTCGAGGTCATAGGAGCTAGGTATTTTCTAGCTAAGCAAAGCTTCTAGAAGGCATTGAGGTACAATACTTTGGCTAAGCTCCTAGTGTCTACCATTATCCTTTTGACTCGGGCATTGGTAATCATGACCGAGATCACCAGGGTGTCGTcatggtcggggtgctcgacttcCCCCgttgggaaggtgatctcgggctcaTCCCATTACTTGGGATGCCTTTCCACGGTTGCTCGAGTATAGGATTTTTATGTCGATGCAATGTCTCCTCCCGAAGTGGACCACGGATGATGATGTCAATATGTCTTTCTACAGGTCCCGAGGGGTGCGGGGAGGATTCTCGTGGCTTCTTGATATAGCATCCGAGATGCCCCCTGCGAATGAGCTCCTCGACCAAGTTCTTTAGGTCGTGACACTCCTCGGTGTCATGACTATAGTTGTGATGGAACCGGTAATAGTTGAAGCAATCTCTGAGCATAAGGGCATCGGAAATACTATATAGGGCCATCTGAGCCTGAAAGGCGGTGGTGACATGCTCTGCCAGGTCAGAGCTACCATTGTAAGCCTTGAGCGTAGGGAGGCGGAAGTTTAGTGGTATCGATTTGTCTTGGATCTCTTTCATAAAGGGAGACCCTATCGAGGAGCCCTCCCTGAGCTCTTGGACTTATGAAACTCCCTTTGGACCTTGTCCAAACATCGATTGACCAAGCGCAACTGAGCTCCAAGAGAGTCCACCGAGTCAGATGATAGGGTGTCAGGATCGGGCCAGCTCAGGATGGTGCGTTAGAGGCCTAGGGCGCTGTGCTCTGTTGTTGGTCTCGGGTTTCCCGATTGCTCCTTGGGTGATAGATTCACATCCGTTGCTCTAGGTTGGTGAGGGACCAGAGATGGCTCTCATGGCACGGTGATAGGGGTCGGTGGGTCCCACGATGGCAACAGTTGAGGCAGTACCAACTGCTAGGCATGTTGGGGAATGAGGGGGATGATAGTCTTCATCATCCCTGCTTAGGCTTGGACTTTGTGAGTGAAGCTAAGGAACACCTCGGCTAAGACAATAGGTTGCCCCATAGTGGTCTCGGGAGGTGATAGCCCAGGATCATTGAATAACCGCCATTAGCGGCTCGGGGTCACAGCCGAGGTATTCCCTTCTAGGCTTGGAGGAAGTGGGAGCTGTCATCCAAACCCGAAGGTCGAATGAGTCGGAGGTGGCTCTTCTCCAAGGTGCTCTCTCGGGATGCTCGGCTGGGGGCGTTCTTGTGACATCGGGCTCTctttctagcgccaaaatattgGGGAACCTTTATGTCATAACTGAGGTGTTAACACAGCTCGGTCCAATCCCAAATATACAAAGTCGCCCATGCAAATGCTTGGATAGTAGAAGTAGGCGTCGGGTTGGGTTGGGTTCGAGCCTTGTCTCCCAAGTGCAGTCTTCTCCCTTGGCGAGTTGCCTGCTTTTTTATCGCTAAGTTCTTACACATAGGCCGAAGTCGGGAGAGGGATTTTCTAACTCGACCCCTCCAAAGTTTAAGTTAGTGTTGAGTAGAATTAGGGGGAGTTGAGTGCTCGAAGTCTCTCTCGGCCTTGGTTACGGGGTTGACTTTTAGACCTACGAACGAGGGTTGATCGTACATAATCCTTTAATGGCTATCAACTCCTTGAGAGGATGGCTTGTACCCTACGGACGAACATCGACGGATATGTACGGATCCGTGTTGTGCGGAACTATTCTGAGCTTTTCGGAACGACTTCGTGGTGTTCGACGCCGACTTATATGGTGCCGAACAGCCCGAGGGAGTGTGATCGCCTCGTTCGAGTCCGAGGTATTGCGCGGTGTCAACTTGTAGGTCCTTTGTTGGCCCTGTCATGGTCACCGTATGCTGTCTCATGGACGGTGGAGAAATGTGCCACATCAATTACTTATTACAATCGGCACCATGTTTTgcgacagaagagagagagagactaaaaAAATTACCGAGAACTCATTGAGATAATCAACAATAGCATTAACATTATTCAATCTAGAAACATCAAGAACGTTGACAAGGGAGAAAATGCATACAACGATCAAATAAAACGAATGAATAAaatgaatgatgatgatgataaggaaAAGCATGCAGCATCGGTTCCCTAGCTAGTTTGGAATCCTAGAAATGAGCCTGAATCCGGTCTACGATCTTCTTGTCCACCCCGAGGGCCTTAGCGAGGATATCATCCGAGATGGCCGGTTTGGAGCCGAAGACGGAATTGGCAATGGTGATCACCCCCGGGTTTTGGCTGCTGAGACCGGAGAGTGCGACGGCCTTGTTGGTGCCGTAGTTGAACTGGAAGTGGATGAGGCCTTGGGGGAACACAAAAACATCACCCTTGCGAAGCACTTTGGTGACGAGCCTGTTGTCGGGGTTGGAGGTGACGAATCCGACGTAGAGCGAGCCTTCCAACACCGTCTGAATCTCCGTCGCCCGGGGATGGATGTGAGGAGGGTTAAGGCCAAACGGCGCGTAGTCCACCCGGGCCATGGAGATGCCGAGGGTGTTGAGGCCGGGAATTCGGTTCGCGTTTAGGAGCGTCACGTTGGAGCCGACTTTGTTGGTGGTGTTGCGAGGCTTGTCGAGACCGGAGAAGAAGAAGTCCTCGGCTTTGACGAGCTTTGGATCCTTGCAGACAAATCCGTTGACGAACACTGCATGAGTCGAAGCAGGAATCAGCATCTCGAACCATGATAATAATTAACCCGATCACAGGGACATCGATAAGCTGTTAGTATAATACCATTGGATGTGTTATCCGCAACACACAAGTCCTGGAGAGCACCGGGATCGCGGGCCATGGAAGGGGAAGAAACCAAAGCAAGGAGAGCGGCGAGGAGGAGGATGACGTAGGAAGCAGCCATGGCTTTACAACGAGAGCAAGGAAGCAACGAGAGAAGTTTACTTCTTGGTGGCAGAACAAGGAGGGGGCAgatgcatatatatatagataaggaGACGGGTAAGGGAGACTTGGCAATAAGAAAGCGTCAGGGTTTATGGCAGCTCTAACAATCAATGATATCCGCCGGCAAATGATTGACCGAACAAGTCATCGTTTTCATGTGCCTCCAAGAAGAACAATTAAAACTTTGATGCAGTCCGCTACATAACCTCATCCGTGTTTGATTCTTTTGCTTTACGACCACGAAGATACATCTCTTGATGACGGAAAAGGTCAAAGAGAAGCTAATTAATTGAGGACGTTACGTGGTGAAGCAGATGATGGACTTCATCAAACACATAGTAGTTGTTGTTACACAGCACTCGTAGTTGACTTCTTCTAGCTCAGGCCGGCTATGAATGCTTTCCTCTTCGACGGGAAAGCGTCAACTCTTCCGGCGTGGCCAAGTCTCACACACCTTCGATCTCCATATATATCCATCTGCGCCATTCTATTCTGCCATCAAATTACAGATTGCTTCTCTTCTCTCCTTGCTTCCTTGCTCTCATTACGCGGTAGCACAAATCAAAGACATGGCTGCGTCCTACATCCTCCTCCTCTCTGCTCTCCTTGCTTTGGCTGCCTCTCCAGCCATGGCTGGGGATCCCAGTGCCCTCCAAGACTTTTGTGTCGCGGACAACACATCCGATGGTATACGGCCTATCTAATGTACTTGTGATGCGGTTAATTATTATCATGTATCGAAGATGATAATTGGTGTTTCGACCTATGCAGTGTTTGTGAACGGATTAGCCTGCAAGGATCCAAAGCTCGTCAAAGCCGAAGACTTCTTCTTCTCCGGTCTCGACAAGCCTCGCAACACCACCAACAAAGTCGGCTCCAACGTCACGCTCCTAAACGCGAACCGAATTCCCGGCCTCAACACCCTCGGCATCTCCATGGCCCGGGTGGACTACGCGCCGTTTGGCCTTAACCCTCCTCACATCCATCCCCGGGCGACGGAGATCCTGACGGTGTTGGAAGGCTCGCTCTACGTCGGATTCGTCACCTCCAACCCCGACAACAAGCTCTTCACCAAAATGCTCACCAAGGGTGATGTGTTTGTGTTCCCCCAGGGCCTGATCCACTTCCAATTCAACCATGGCACCAAGAACGCCGTCGCGCTTGCGGCTCTCAGCAGCCAAAACCCCGGGCTGATCACCATCGCCAATGCTGTCTTCGGATCCAAACCGGCCATCTCGGACGATGTCCTCGCTAAGGCATTTCACGTGGACGAGAAGACCGTACATCGGATCCAGGCACAATTCTAGGAACACAAACTAGCCAGACATCTGCTGCATGCTGCATACTGCTACTTATCCTCGTTCTTTACTCTTCATTCATTTATTTGTCATGTGCTTGATTTTTCCGCTAAATAAATTTCGATAAATTTTTTTTGTTCTCATAGCAATAAATGCTCAACAATTTGTTGAAGGAGTTTACGTTGCATATTTTTCATCGAGATTTTGGGAAATCTAAGTATATTAACCATACTCAACAATCAAACCCTAGAACCTCTCTCAACCGCCCCTGCCATGTTCCGTCGCACCCAGGTCTCGCTGACTATGCATCGACGCGTGCCACCTGTGGTCATCGCCGTGCCACCCACATCACCACCCATGGTGAAGTCATCGCCCACAACCGCTAGCGATACAACCTGCTCGTCGACATCATCGTTCCCTTTTCCACTACTCAACAATTGAAAATCATAACCTGCGACGTCCAATCAATGTCAACCGCATCCAATAGATGCTACAGCGATGTTAATGCTATCGCCACACACAGCGCGAGACTGTCGCGTTGCATGATGATTCCGCTGAGTATGTAGCTTTTGCTCGTGACTAGGTTTGCGACCACCGAAGGTCTCTGCCCTTAATAATACTATCGCTAACAGTAAGACATGATCCATTAATCAAATACACATCGAtgatactttttttattttttaaataaactcgTTAAGAATCGTTATGATATTAGTAGcaaattataattttagatatatcATATGAATgtgaaataagttttttgaatgaGAATCTTGAAGTAACCTAAATGATTTATAAAGTAAGAATGTTGTAATTGTACAAACAGAGAGTTATTATTGTTGGAGAACCTTTATGTCGTGGTCGAGATTTCAGCATAGCTCAATCCAATTCTAGATGCATAAAGTCACCTACTTGAATTCTTGGATAGTAGAAGTAGGCGTCGAGTCGGGTTGAGTTCTGTTAAGACCGTtctggtactaagagggggtgaattaatgctttcgtAAAAATTATGTCTATTCAAAAATTTCGTTCAATAAAGATAATATcggaaaagagtttaacttgaaacatTCATaaagtaataagcaattaaagcaattagtaatgagaaagaaaagcataacagaaatgcaaaccaagtttataaTAGTTCAGTCATTGCGACATACATCTACTctcattcctctttcgtcgagaccattggcattcactaacgatattctttcaatgggcaaaaataaactatcctcttacaactcttttttcttttctcaggagataacctttacaactctCACAACTCTCTTAAAAAGATCACAAAACTataaggaggaggactcttaatATTTTTTAAGACTTTTTCAACTCTAAATTATTAGCTTTTTTTGTTCATTTTTTGTGCTTTTGGAAGCAGGAAAGtgtggggtatttgtaggcctcaaataacttcaaaaatagagctaaaaaaagCTTCATCATAAGTTTTttgggtcctggcgataccatcgTCATTACTGGGCTGTACCATCGTTTGCTAGATTGAtaactagtggtaccattgcctaccaGATTAACACTggctggtaccaccgcccaatctaacagtaccattgcctaacatTAATGGTACCACCATCGGGTCTTTCGAAAGAAATACATTTCATACTTTTCTAGCTTatgggcagttccaccgcctggtttggcggtgccactgcttgacctaACCGTAGGTTACTGAATGTGCCTCACAATGAGCCCAACTCAACTCCAGATCAGACCCAATAGGCCCCAAATTGAGTTATCATGGTTACCCCCCGAAGCCGACTCAATtaaacctaaactacttcgatctagacacacacgattacaagactagaatactatgttgtccggcatgtcattggttcatccgacgcttcgtctaattttcggcgcatcgtcttctccttcggtgtattacccaatcgacatgttgacctcccgaaacatccgatctccttagtgtaatgtctgatcctttggtCCAATGCCTGAACTAATGACATGAAGTCCTTCTAGCACGTCAACCAGTCCttcaacccgacgtccaatcttctaacatgttccactatggcccaacatttgattcttcttgttttaattgaattatctttctatgatcgaagttagtcctgcgtcactcaaacgtaCATTAGATTATAACTTCAATTGATTtctttatcaaaatccaagattcaacaatctctcccttagaAAAACTACCTCGAGTGGGAGCATCGCCTCAATCCTGAATGCTAGACTGAAGGGTGACTCTCCCATGGCAGTCTTTTGTGTGTCTGGGATGCATATAGGATGCTTCGGAGTTTGTCAACCCATGTGTCGTGCACCTCGATGACCTTTCTTTTTAGGCCTTCTAGTATTGTTTGGTTGGTCGCTCCGCATGGCCGTTGGTTTGGGGGTGCTCTACTAAGCTGAATTCCATAATTTTGGCAAAACTCCTTAAATTTTGTATTGTTGAATTGGGCTCCATTGTTCGTGATGATGGCCTTTGGGATGCCAAAATGAGTGATAATGTTTTTCTAGATAAAGCCTTTGACTTGTCTTTGGATGATAGATGCTAAGGGCTCGGCCTCGACCTATTTGGTAAAATAATCCATTTTGACATTAAAGAATCTTTGTTGTCTTGAAGCCAGAgggaaggggccgaggagatcCATTCCCCATTATGCAAATAGCCACATGCAATCTATCGAGGTCAGGGGTACCGTGAGCTGATGTTGCACTGGAGCATGCTTCTGTCATTACATACATCATTGCATATAGGCGACGACATCCTACCGCATGGccggccagtagtagccttgtaTGAGGATTTTGAAGGCTAAATTATGGCCGCTGATATGCTCTCCTCAAATGCCCTCATCCTTTTTGTAGCAGAGAATGTCCTCCATCCATCTTGGAGTCACTTCGGTTGTGGCGACATCCTCGGTTGCAATGGTTCAAAAGGGGAGCTTTTCGACCTCCCCACCCAAGACGAGTTTTGCTAGTGCATCTACTTGTGTGATCTGTGCTAACcaaggtcatttagattgagagatagagttttccgggagaatccgattagagtgagactcaagtagaaaccgtatgagtttgaTAGCATCATACCTagtatacggtctttgagatattagatgatgaggaactataggtacacgataattaaggacagacaggtccaatagattggattctcctgtatcgtataaggactacggcgtagtggcataatacgtccacaatcgatgagtcgagtgaattattatggagataataattcactaagccagaaggagttctgacaggtatgattcacgaccagctcgatattgggcctagagggtcacacacatatggtaggcattgcgatgagtagagattcggatttgagatatccgttggagcccctgacttattggatatccaataagctcctgaattattggatcctatggatgagatacaataagagcccataagagattattggatagagatccactaatctaagaggcttgggtagttggatgcagatctaatacccaataggggaggatccattagggtttgataggggacctctataa comes from the Musa acuminata AAA Group cultivar baxijiao chromosome BXJ2-8, Cavendish_Baxijiao_AAA, whole genome shotgun sequence genome and includes:
- the LOC103996411 gene encoding putative germin-like protein 2-1, producing MAASYVILLLAALLALVSSPSMARDPGALQDLCVADNTSNVFVNGFVCKDPKLVKAEDFFFSGLDKPRNTTNKVGSNVTLLNANRIPGLNTLGISMARVDYAPFGLNPPHIHPRATEIQTVLEGSLYVGFVTSNPDNRLVTKVLRKGDVFVFPQGLIHFQFNYGTNKAVALSGLSSQNPGVITIANSVFGSKPAISDDILAKALGVDKKIVDRIQAHF
- the LOC135618298 gene encoding putative germin-like protein 2-1 translates to MAASYILLLSALLALAASPAMAGDPSALQDFCVADNTSDVFVNGLACKDPKLVKAEDFFFSGLDKPRNTTNKVGSNVTLLNANRIPGLNTLGISMARVDYAPFGLNPPHIHPRATEILTVLEGSLYVGFVTSNPDNKLFTKMLTKGDVFVFPQGLIHFQFNHGTKNAVALAALSSQNPGLITIANAVFGSKPAISDDVLAKAFHVDEKTVHRIQAQF